The Microplitis mediator isolate UGA2020A chromosome 10, iyMicMedi2.1, whole genome shotgun sequence genomic sequence TACGCGTCACAAAGGAAGGCTAACTGTCTGCCAATAAGCAATTCTGTAGAAACTTTGACCTAATGCTccttacacggagagaaaaatatcgccagattAAGTATACGTATCGCTATTCTGGCTATACGCTGTATAGTCATCTTACTTAACGATACGCCGTATAGCCAATTCAGCTATACAGAGTATTCTCACAGTGGATCATCAAAATGACGATCCGTATCCTTATTTTAGGCATATTATGAATCGCTGAGATGACTATTGCGCAAACTCTGTATTTAGGCATCCGGCAAACGAGAACGACGATACGTATAGCCAATTTAGCTATACGGATCCTCACGCTAGCGATACAGATACCTATATCAACGAAACTACATATAGTTACAAAGGCTATTCGtcgtattgttaaattaaataaacgaatactTAACCTAACCCAAATACGTATCtttattttaacgatactatagattattaaattaatatgagagtattcctaaattaggtatacggatcgttattctgacgatacgtcgtttgaggatacattggatagtcgttctggcgatatttttctctccgtgtacgcAAGTATCTTCGCGAAATGTCACATCAAATATAATGAGGATTTTTTGTGGAAGTATCTCGCCCCAGAATTCATAAGGATTAAGAAAGTTAttagagtaattatttttattagaatcCATGATTACACAacgaaaaataagtaattatcatAGTAATGCCTgtccaaaaaataacttgatgcTTTAACTAGCTTTCAGGAATATTTGGCATAGTAATAATAGTTTATCCTCATATGATAGAGTCATATTCATCAAGTATTGATTAGGTATCGTTGTTTCTGATAATCTTTCTGGTGTAAATACATAATCTTCGGTTCCATAATTACCCTAGAAAGTGTTAGAATTAAGATTAAAACATTATGTAACAATGAGATTCATAGATATAAGTAACAAAAATCAAtactgaattttaaaaaacgattttagTTGAAGATGTATTCAGTATCTAATTAATCATTATGTCTTGTGTCAAAAATTGTTCCCATTcccggaaaaaaatgtttttagaaaattttagaaaattatatcaaattttataagatttcacagcaaaattttatagaaattcatacaattttatggaattgtataaaattttataaagttttacacgATTTCataatcaaatatataaaattctcGTGTCGGGATGTTTGTTACCATACTCCTCCGAAACGGCTTGAccgatttttatgaaattttatatgcaTATTCAGTAGGTCTGAGAATCGGCCAACATCTATTTTTCGTACCCCTAAATGATAAGGGTGACCCAcccctaaatatttttttttattttttggacaaaatttttatttttttataatgtggcattaaaaaatacatacaacCCTAAATTTTCACCCTTCTATCACCAACccctattttttaatagtcattttagtaatttaatcattttttatcccgCTCAATAACTGATCAATTATCACTTGGTAAGTTATCCCCGCCAGTTGAGTGTAACATttaattgaaactttttaaGTTTATTGGTCTAGGTTCGAtccccagttcgggctatctatattcttctcaatttatctataaattgtcttattgagaaagtttattgtaagttttaggtttcattatatttaaaatttttaaatattgaaaaattcactatatttaaaatgaaaaaaaatttggaagatccaaaagtgcacgactcataatgcttATTTAttctgaaataataaaataatgacgggaaacacgaataaatttaaaaaaggaggcgaaaaaaaatttcgatcgtaaagcactccctaatgcttcgcattatgagtcgtgcaaaaatatattcaccaatttttaaatatcgtgaAATCTGaacttacaattaaccttctcaataagacaatttatagataaattgagaaaaatatagatagcctgaactgggaatcgaataCCGTATCGTTCACAGCGTTTCATGCCTCTTTTACTCATATACCACATTCTTACACACTTACAATGggttagttattttttttctacactagaaattctctggaaatgaTTTATATGGCAAAACAACGTTTGCCGGGGCAGCTAgtattatataagattttatacacaattttataagactgtactccttaaacatgaattaatggaaatttaattaattacgttagtgaagctatattcacttcataatcagtgtatttgaataacaaattagtgattttcactactgaactagcgatattttcataatttctacaagtgaaacttttattcacttcttaatgTATGAgtttcacaatttcactagtaactagcaaataattaaaaattttactagatataaatataattaataattatggtgctatttttaaaaattttaataaaatactttaaaaattaaaaaaaatagaagtacagaacaataatatatttatatgaagagtacaTCAAAcataacatcacggattttttatttctttatcagttattgtttggtatgataacgaatatactatttacactcacgcgatcacatgcgtaggtcagcgcagtggatagcatcaaagactttgaatcggaaggatgcaggttcgagcccagcagtcaccgggattttttcatctatcaaaatcatgtatacttcctctaagtaataattctaatacattaattacatttcggatctaattacaagtgtcttatatttttttacgcaatataatattttttttcaccgatgaaatcagtggattcccatattcacttttcaatttagtggattctaatattcacttataaaatcagtgaattctaatatttacatattcatttagtgaatattcgctaattctgcgtggtacgattgtagcattgacaattagtgaatattcacttgaaattagtcaaaaaacactaattcatatttaaagagtacagtgaaattttatatagtaagATCTGAGTAAGGGAAGTAATATAATTGAGTTgcgctcatttttttttctattctttttcaaatattgaatttatttattttttttaacttcccgctaagaaaatcgataattttcaaaaatttcgggaaattattgttttcaccccgatttgcgaaaatcgaaatttcaacggatgttgacgttttgaggtcttaggaagctattctgactatttttagaataatgtccgagtgtctgtatgtgtgtgtgtgtgtgtgtgtgtgtgtgtgtgtgtgtgtgtgtgtgtgtgtgtgtgtgtgtgtgtgtgtgtgtgtgtgtgtgtgtgtgtgtgtgtgtgtgtgtgtgtgtgtgtgtgtgtgtgtgtgtgtgtgtgtgtgtgtgtgtgtgtgcgtgcgtgtgtgtgtgtgtgtgtgtgcgcgcgtgtgtgtgtgtgtgtgtgtgcgcgcgtgtgtgtgtgcgtgacctgtctataactttttaactaatgaaccgatttagatggttaaggcggcaatcgaaagagcttgttggccatcaacttttctgaaaatttcagatcatttgatcaagtaaactcgaaaatattggcaaattacgagaaaaaaaatttttttttttttagatttttatttatttcttagaAACGACTCAttcgatcaacttcaaaatctaatcagctctagaagtTAATAAAACGtgccgattgccgcctcaaccatcaaaatcggtcaattcgttcctgagatatcATGGGAGGAAGAAAtgcaaaaatcaattttttcgaaaacaatggcacacaaaagtattttcgagttcgaagagctcgaaaatgtatccactacaatgttttcaagctcgaggagctcgaaaacagcgggaagttttggggttggCCCACAGCGTCAactgatagacagatttttttttagcggagtgatctcggagtgatgcggattttatttcactcctaattcactccggtctatagttttaacatttaaattaatttatattaaactgttgAACAGCGTGTTTGTGCGAGTGCGTGTGCGTGCGTGCGGGTGTctgtgtgtgcgtgcgtgagTGCGCGTGCGAGTGTGCAaatatgtgcgtgtgtgtgttcgggtgtgtgcgtTTATGCGAATGTgttcgtgtgtgtgtgtctgaTCGGGTGTGTGcgtttgtgcgtgtgtgtgtgcgtttGTGCGAATGTGTTCggatgtgtatgtgtgtgtgtgtgcgaatatgtgcatgtgtgtgttcgagtgtgtgtgtgtgtacgtaTCGGTTGATCAGTactgtaatacgcgaatttttatttcgattttatttagtggaattattttattaataatacttttgaaactcccctccggagtgaatttcactccgagggaagtgaataattaaaaattaattcactccgtattcactccgtattcactccgtattcactccgtattcactccgaattcaaaccgcattcactccgcgaattttttacagtgtttgtaaaatattttataattttaatcctaataaatattattatctgaAGAATAAATATCACTCGCTTTGGCTTTTGTGTTTTCAACGATGTTATAACTTACAGGTTCCGGTGGACAGTGGTCTTCAGAAAATCCTAGTAATTTAAGAGCAGGACCTGCCATAATAGGTTCCTCTATTAAATCACACAATTCCATCGTTTGATCAATTCCAGTACTCACAACATATTCTCCCATTGATGCTCCTATTATTGCGAGACGTGcctaaaatttatgaatagattatttttttgattcatGAGCTATGAAGCTTATATACACGAAAGAAATATCGTTAGAGTGAGTATACGTATCGCTATTGTGGCTATACGCTgtatagggtagaggtaccatttgtggccactgctccatttttggacatttaatcctttattttaattaataaaaaagtgtaaaatgtaatttccattttaatagtGGGATAAAAGTATCTCTGAAGAAactaaaagaaataattatggtattgcgtattttacaaaatattttatttaaatttttcaagtgtccaaaactggccctaaagtgaccaaaaacggtacctttACCCTACTCAACTTACTTAATGATACGCCGTATAGCCAATTCAGCTATACAGAATTTTccgatgaaaaaatattttataccattgtataaatttatgttcaaAATTCACATATtaaatgaatagaaaaaaaaaaaaattgaataaaaataacttgaaatttttagttgatttaaaacagatcaaatttttcgacccgggtggAATGCTCCACATACAGCTacaagaatctatcggattttttaagcagtgAAATCTGTGGTGAAACGCAACAAATTGTAtcatattacaattaatatctGTTCAATATTTACTGGCGTAAGGAAACTCTTGAGTATTATtgctctctaaaaatgaattagtgaaattctaGCGAATCAGTGGATACTCACTATttctacagctataagtataccactaattttactgattcatttttagagagtgaATAAAAAACACAATAATATGAGtaataactataataataatgcaaaACAATAATTACTTGAGCTTCTTCCGGAAGTAGTTTAATTATCGTGAAGTTTGAAACCAATGAATTATGATTATCTACAAAAACTTCAGGTTCTAAGAAATATTCCTTGTCGTAAACGGGACAATCGATGTCCTCGAAAACGACATTTACGGCtccctaaaaaaattatattaagaacaatatatttactgcaaataaaagaaacaaatgtgagtacacagaaaaaaatttcagttaattgatgatgctaacatcgtaatttttccTATTGATCATTGTAGTGATGGACTATacctttaaaatcataatttttacgatttaaGATTCTaaactttatttgaaataatactACCCACTAATAACACAGAGTATTAAGCTCTTTACTATAAATTACGAGGTGAACATCGTGAAATTTGAGAATATAgtgtaatagaaattttaaataaaagtaaaaaaaaataatcgctcgGACGGGTGAAGGATTCGAAAACGAAACTTTTCGAGTGCAATCTGACTGACGCCTTGTATTGGACCACTCGGTAACAGAAGTACTCTCAATTTCAGAGTGTTAAAATTCACATAAACCAtataaaaaatcggtctgtcagttgaccctgtgggccagccccaaaacttcccgctgttttcgagctcaagaacctcgaaaatacgtttgtatgctgttgttttcgaaaaaaaacgtttttcaccattttttctccaacgatatctctcaaacaaataaaccgattgagacggttgaggtggcaatcgacgcgttttatcaagttctaaagctgatcaaattttggattcgatttatcgagtagttttttagatatttcagaaaaaataaaaaatttttttttttttaattatttcgacaacggtttctcttgaacgaatgaaccgattttgatggttgaggtggcattcgacgcggcttataacgctctagagcccagtccattttggaatcaatccatcgagcacattaaaagttatctaaaaaaaacatttttgaaaaaattttatttttggaatatctctgaacgagccctaccgatcaagctcaattttcttacagcttcaagatattgataagccgcgtcgaatgacaccttaaagttcaaaattggttcatccgttcaaaagatacaggtatttacatacgtacgtacatacatacatacatacatacatacactcggacatcatcttgaaattagtcaaaatagcttcctaggacctcaaaatgtCGACAtggaaatttatcatttaaatttccaccatttaaatatagtggaaacctaaacatgcaaataaccttctcaataagacaatttatagataaattgagaaaattatagatagcccgaactgggaatcgaacccagaccaattcggtatcgcgccgagtgctctaccagttgagctatccagcactatactatattccgttcaatttgatctataacatactgagccacaccgtccatcgtacggtaatacaccatttaaatatagtggaaacgatgaaaattcgattttcgtaaatcggaccgaaaccaataacttcccgaatttttgaaaatttacaattttcttagcgggaagttaaaaacagtaaaaatacagtctctgtttaaaaattacgatgcaacatcgtaatttttataacttacaTCGTATTATAACAGAGGCGACgctgttatatttattttattcaaacgtaaaattacgatgtcaaaaaacaaaaaaagtatcctacatagtaaattttgaaataagacATTTGAAAGTTGATGTTTGTTAGAGTATAGTCCAAGATTAAGtttatatcataaattttaatggaattttttttccgtgtagaataaaaagttggtattataatcaaataaattacctgTATGCCAAACGATTGAGTGATGACAACTAGAGTGATTAGTAACATCATATTTTCGTGTAAACTGTTACACCTTCGAAGATTACGATACTTATGAGCCACAAAGTCGTAATCAGCCTGTTATATTACAACGAGAGAGAGACTTTAATTAGAGCAAAAATTCCAGGCCACCGGTGACGTAAGTATACACTAAGCTATCGTCACAAAATCAATCAACAATAATGTAAAAATGTGATATAAAAACAATACAAAGTTAGTAATCAGTGAATCAATCTTTTTTTGAAGTCCGCGTGCAGCCATAATTATGTAATCAGGACAAATATTGTCCGGAAATTCAAAACTTATCTAATATCTTATTTGATTAAAAGgcgaataataatattaataataacaatctatcggattttccGACAACATTTCTGATTAGTATATAATTATGGCTGCACACAAATTTCAAGACAAAGCTGATTCACTGATTATTTACTTTGTATTGCTTTTATATCTCCATTTTGCATTGTTGTTAATTGATTTTGTAACGATAGCTTAGCATATGCTTACTTCACCATTTTTCTGGAAGCTTCGATCTAATTGAAGTCTCTCACTCATTTTAATATACACTCACGccataaattaaagaaacagaaaaattttcgaaattttttagtgatttttggaaggctgtaactttgtgaaaaataatcgtatcgagatttaaaaaaaagcattttatagattaaaatctctagttccagtgcatttttatcaaaattttttaagagttCCGGCTATTGCGttaacatgagaaataccgcgagacaaatattttctaaattttttcttttctttgagAGAGTCCACGggctacgaaaaaattttttcagctaAACCAATGAAAAGGTCAGTTAGCAAATTTAATTagctttaatttgaattttttttttgatttttacgACAACTTGccgctgagatatcagcctacAAACGAAAACTGATTCTTTTGggtttgatcatcgatatttcaggtaccaataaTCGCACAGTAAATTTGAGGCTATAGCGTTAAAAACtcgaataaattccctacaagaccctctcatcatttttaaaaaaaaaaatttttttttatttttaacatccattagaagtaagttcaaaaaatggcttttttttatttttagtaaatcaaccgctactttgtaaatatcgatcaaattttatgagtaTTTAACGAAATTTCGTTAGATACAAGTATATTCATATGTGTTTACTAAAATCACCGCAAGGTTTGTTTTATGACAGCCATTTTTAATTCGTATGAAAGTGTCAAATTTGACTGTCgttaatttaaacataaaaaaacgtttgtgaaatatatacgaaagacgtttaataatggaaaattttcaataaaaataatgttttcttCGATATGATTTgtgtgtttattattttttcatgaatttaacctaacttcaaaaattaaaaatattggtgTTTGAAGAACTATActggaattaatttataaacttatgaaaataaagtttaaaaaacgttcTAAAATCGCCCAAAGTTTCAAATTCAAGATTCTAACCTAGTTAACACTTTTTAATTCAAAGGTaaggataacttttaatattttgatattatttcccgcgtgaaaaaactttatatgtgaataaatatacttcaaaatatatgaatattatcaAGTGATATATTGcccaatatataaaataatatttatattttcgccgtattaatatatgataatatattgaaaaaaaatacattgctacaatatattaattatatatttatccatATAACTTTCTTTAtgtatgtttagcatatatatatcttggtatattttattatatattgatgtattgtattgaaagtagtatatttattaatatacagtatgatgtatattttttatataagttttccagtatattgcaaaatatatggtactaCACATATTTTTCGTACTATGGTAtgttacataataaaaaccatgcattttagtttgtaatttttatttctatgctATCGAGCAGCTTCTCAAAAAATATAGGTATATAAagactataattttcaatatatcgagaaaaatataatttttaatatatattggaaaaatataacttcaatataCCGCAAACCATAGATTTAAACATATGTTCTTCCATGTATGATCAATTATATACAGAcaatatatcactaattatatgagtcaaaatgtatagaaattttattatattatactttataaattacatatataccatccatatatgagaaaaatatattgagcattatatgagataatgtatatagagaaatataaaacattatataaaaagaaatatattattaaaaatatataatccaatatatgtaaaatacatatattgataaatatatatatttttgccacCATATATGTATCAAATATTCActctaatatttttacatagttttaacaatatatagcttttccatgcgggttactgctaataaataaatttatctgtaaaaaaaatttttaatttcaattcatcTATGAAATACAACGAATTTTTAGAtttcacatattcatttattaattattcacaatattaaattatttagtatataaataaacaagtagTCGATACTAATAAacaagtattaaatattaataaaatttgaagcgggatttgaattaaatttttattcgtatttattaaactttttttttgcgcaTGACCATAATACGTGTTTTACTaaatgcaaataaattttattactctgTAATAAAAATGTCTCTCAGTGTGCagataaattaatgattttctatCAATTGCAATCAGATGCTTACTTGCCGCATTACCTTACAGACGAAATCCGTTTTTTGGCtgattcaatttaataatatccATATTGATTGCATAGTTTGCGTAATTCCAGTTGATCATTATCTCAACGTAATGATCAGTACGTACAACGTACAGCATGCTTGGCTGGACATTTTGAGGCAGCAATTGGTATTGTGTTCTGCGCAACAAATATAATGTTAATGGGTCATTCAATGAATCTGGAAGTTTACTTGGTCACGTTATCCTAATTTAGACCTTGAGAGATCTTAATTGCAGTGAATTTCCTTAAGATATACAGAGTAGAAATATTACGACGCTAAAAAAGAGTATAAAACCACCGTCTTACAGAGAATTTTCGGCTGAAGGGATATTACGGTCGTTAGTTTGAATTACGTTCATTGAAAGAATTGAGGCAAATATCTCAGCAAGTTGTGCTGTGTATCTTAACTCTTCATAGATGTATGTCTACGCTACCGCGATGTTAAAtgcaattttgaaaacagtgtCAAAATAATACCGGTAGCAGTGTTCAATGTTTTTCGGGTGTTAATAGGTGATGAAttttgtagttttatttttgaaatgccAGAAgtggaaatttatttcagatagaaatgaaatttgttcattgtttcaaaaattaacgATACAACAGATTTCgcacataaaaaaattgtacacagtaagaaatattttgcggatatcactatgccagtatgggctcgaacgccatactgtatggtatcgaagatttttataggttataaaattgtatgcatagcccgggtcgaaaaatttgatctgattttagtctaattggactaattgatctgtttttgatcttttataaaaattttaagctgtttttgcccgagtcgaaatatcaGACCCGTTTTAGCTGTAAAAGTGTTCGAATCCTTTACAGTTTGAATCGCAGCCTTAAAAGACGCCTGTTTAAACTGTAAAAGACGGAATGAACTAAAGATACGGTGAAAACAGCTCCACTGAGTTCCGTTTTCAATGTAAATCTTATCccaagaattattattattattattataatcattattttaatttgaaggTATATATTAAGCTTGAGGATTCCCAACGTCTTATAAGGAGCACCATAcccagtaaaaaatattgtgtatctgtATTAAAAACAGtccgtgttaaattttttgtgttgattattt encodes the following:
- the LOC130675810 gene encoding uncharacterized protein LOC130675810, with product MMLLITLVVITQSFGIQGAVNVVFEDIDCPVYDKEYFLEPEVFVDNHNSLVSNFTIIKLLPEEAQARLAIIGASMGEYVVSTGIDQTMELCDLIEEPIMAGPALKLLGFSEDHCPPEPGNYGTEDYVFTPERLSETTIPNQYLMNMTLSYEDKLLLLCQIFLKAS